A single region of the Streptomyces sp. NBC_00236 genome encodes:
- a CDS encoding sugar ABC transporter ATP-binding protein has protein sequence MKDPEPETTPVLALEGVSKSFGAVRALRDVSLRLYAGEAHALAGENGAGKSTLIKVLAGVHRPDTGTVLLDGKPVGFHGPADARDAGVAVIYQEPTLFPDLSVAENIFVGRQPRRSFGRVDHRAVRRAAADLFERLGVDLDPDRPARGLSIADQQLVEIAKALSFDARVLIMDEPTAALTGSEVARLFGVVRTLRTQGAAVLFISHRLEEIFALCRRVTTLRDGALISSEPIEGLSEDDLVRRMVGRDLDELYPKQRTEIGEVALGVRRLTREGVFTDVSFEVRRGEIVGLAGLVGAGRSEVARAVFGVDRFDGGEVEVLGRKLRTGAPSSAMAAGLALVPEDRRAQGLVMDMSIERNIGLTGFATTTRAGLMHRAAERDRAVDWAVRLQVKYARLAHVVSTLSGGNQQKVVLAKWLATSPQVLIVDEPTRGIDVGTKAEVHRLLSALAAQGVAVLMISSDLPEILGMADRVLVMHEGRLTAEIPGSEATEETVMAAATGRADRGRTAA, from the coding sequence ATGAAGGACCCCGAACCGGAGACGACTCCGGTGCTCGCGCTGGAGGGGGTGAGCAAGTCCTTCGGTGCCGTACGGGCGTTGCGCGACGTGTCCCTGCGGCTGTACGCCGGAGAGGCCCATGCCCTGGCCGGCGAGAACGGCGCCGGCAAGTCGACGCTGATCAAGGTGCTCGCCGGTGTGCACCGCCCCGACACGGGAACCGTCCTGCTGGACGGCAAGCCCGTCGGGTTCCACGGCCCGGCCGATGCCCGCGACGCCGGCGTGGCCGTGATCTACCAGGAGCCGACGCTCTTCCCGGACCTGTCCGTCGCGGAGAACATCTTCGTGGGCCGTCAGCCCCGTCGCTCCTTCGGCCGGGTGGACCACCGTGCGGTCCGGCGGGCCGCGGCGGACCTGTTCGAACGCCTCGGCGTCGACCTCGACCCGGACCGGCCGGCGCGCGGGCTGTCGATCGCCGACCAGCAGCTGGTCGAGATCGCCAAGGCCCTCTCCTTCGACGCCCGCGTCCTGATCATGGACGAGCCGACCGCCGCACTCACCGGCAGCGAGGTCGCGCGCCTGTTCGGCGTCGTCAGGACACTTCGGACCCAGGGTGCGGCGGTGCTGTTCATCTCGCACCGTCTGGAGGAGATCTTCGCGCTCTGCCGGCGCGTCACCACCTTGCGCGACGGCGCCCTGATCTCCAGTGAACCGATCGAGGGTCTGAGCGAGGACGACCTCGTACGCCGGATGGTCGGCCGGGACCTGGACGAGCTGTACCCGAAGCAGCGCACGGAGATCGGTGAAGTGGCCCTCGGGGTACGCCGGCTGACCCGCGAGGGTGTCTTCACGGACGTCTCCTTCGAGGTCCGGCGGGGCGAGATCGTGGGCCTGGCGGGGCTGGTCGGGGCCGGCCGCAGTGAAGTGGCCCGCGCCGTGTTCGGCGTGGACCGGTTCGACGGCGGCGAGGTGGAGGTCCTGGGCCGGAAGTTGCGCACGGGGGCCCCGAGTTCCGCGATGGCCGCGGGCCTCGCCCTCGTACCCGAGGACCGACGGGCCCAGGGACTGGTGATGGACATGTCCATCGAGCGGAACATCGGCCTCACGGGCTTCGCCACGACCACGCGCGCCGGTCTGATGCACCGCGCCGCCGAACGCGACCGCGCGGTGGACTGGGCGGTCAGACTCCAGGTCAAGTACGCGCGGCTCGCCCACGTCGTCAGCACGCTCTCCGGAGGCAACCAGCAGAAGGTCGTCCTCGCCAAGTGGCTGGCCACCTCCCCGCAGGTGCTGATCGTGGACGAGCCGACCCGGGGCATCGACGTCGGCACCAAGGCCGAAGTGCACCGGCTGCTCTCCGCGTTGGCCGCACAGGGAGTCGCGGTGCTGATGATCTCCTCCGACCTGCCGGAGATCCTCGGCATGGCCGACCGGGTGCTGGTGATGCACGAGGGCAGGCTGACTGCCGAGATCCCCGGATCCGAGGCGACCGAGGAGACGGTGATGGCGGCGGCGACCGGCCGTGCCGACCGAGGAAGGACCGCGGCATGA
- a CDS encoding cytochrome P450, whose translation MDTEPAATATAGAPAPAGRQPLPQPLGAGFLNRPAEALAGIRETCPVARVRTPAGRPVWLVTRAEDVRAGFRDPRLSLSGGSVPDPGVRRRALDLTLVNYDPPDHTRIRRLATPALTPARMAAHRERIERAAGELLDAADVARGDGPVELMDAFARPLAFRSLCEVFDVPEEERAALYEPVACLADKAGCTAATIEESVARIDAFVRSTMDRRTTAPGDDVVSRVLAAWHEQGGASEDEVASLLAMLLLAGFDSTVQAIGMSVVALLDHPEVQRSLRDEPGRIPRAVDELLRWDTPGPFSTKRVTLEDVRFGSTVIPAGSGVLLSVAAANHDPRCHADPGTLDPDRSTASRHLTFGLGPHYCPGSALARLELTVALTTLLGRWHRLAPAVPLDELTWGGGYLHRRLAALPVLPCGPA comes from the coding sequence ATGGACACCGAACCCGCCGCCACCGCCACCGCCGGCGCGCCCGCGCCGGCAGGCCGGCAGCCGCTGCCGCAGCCGCTCGGGGCCGGCTTCCTGAACCGGCCGGCCGAGGCGCTGGCCGGCATCCGGGAGACCTGTCCGGTGGCCCGGGTCAGGACGCCGGCCGGGCGGCCGGTGTGGCTGGTGACCCGTGCCGAGGACGTGCGGGCCGGATTCCGGGACCCCCGGCTCTCATTGAGCGGCGGCAGCGTTCCCGACCCCGGCGTGCGCCGTCGCGCACTCGACCTGACGCTGGTCAACTACGACCCGCCCGACCACACGCGGATCCGCCGCCTGGCGACACCGGCGCTGACCCCGGCGCGTATGGCTGCCCACCGCGAGCGGATCGAGCGAGCCGCGGGCGAACTCCTCGACGCGGCCGACGTGGCCCGGGGCGACGGCCCGGTCGAGCTGATGGACGCCTTCGCGCGGCCTCTCGCCTTCCGTTCGCTGTGCGAGGTCTTCGACGTGCCGGAGGAGGAGCGGGCCGCCCTGTACGAGCCGGTTGCCTGCCTCGCGGACAAGGCGGGCTGCACCGCCGCCACGATCGAGGAGAGCGTTGCCCGGATCGACGCCTTCGTGCGCTCCACGATGGACCGTCGCACCACCGCACCGGGTGACGACGTCGTCTCCCGCGTCCTTGCCGCATGGCATGAGCAGGGCGGTGCGAGCGAGGACGAGGTGGCCTCCCTCCTGGCGATGCTGCTGCTGGCCGGTTTCGACAGCACGGTGCAGGCGATCGGCATGAGCGTGGTGGCGTTGCTGGACCACCCCGAAGTACAGCGGTCCCTGCGGGACGAACCGGGGCGGATCCCGCGCGCGGTGGACGAGTTGCTGCGCTGGGACACTCCGGGCCCCTTCAGTACCAAGCGCGTGACGCTGGAGGACGTCCGGTTCGGGTCCACGGTCATTCCGGCGGGCAGTGGCGTCCTGCTGTCCGTGGCGGCGGCCAATCACGACCCGCGCTGCCATGCCGACCCCGGAACGCTGGATCCGGACCGGAGCACCGCGAGCCGCCACCTGACCTTCGGTCTGGGCCCGCACTACTGCCCCGGATCGGCGCTTGCCCGCCTGGAGCTCACGGTGGCCCTGACCACCCTCCTCGGCCGCTGGCACCGGCTGGCCCCGGCGGTTCCGCTGGACGAACTGACCTGGGGCGGCGGCTATCTGCACCGCCGCCTGGCCGCCCTGCCCGTGCTGCCCTGCGGTCCCGCGTAG
- a CDS encoding radical SAM protein, with amino-acid sequence MPGTQSVAVPAAGARLIQADRGWWFLGAGGYALMRPGQVEPDGTLRPSAERYLREAGLYDVRPYTSYSLTVLTSTDCNLGCGYCFQNTAQDPKGGSRPPRIQHARLTPEAIGQVLDFTRERMAAAGMDRLALLLFGGEPLLNPRGCRDLLTRARELGPLTASMTSNGTLLTPLIAKELNAAGLGSVQVTFDGDRADHDAIRVKRSGGGTFDVIVSNIARAIEKTSLRWMLRVNVSHLNRNGVDELVERLGTRLDPARCGIHFARVGDVGVGYANNLLHEDGLVGDFVRWHARALELGFTVARPRAHVPCQACSFSDGRYGAVINADGVLASCWETAGKPGMEVGTLAEGYMTAEQTEGRWVSCHDHYQYDEEAAVRATFQDRVDAGVLDCLNAVGRLG; translated from the coding sequence GTGCCCGGTACGCAGTCTGTCGCCGTCCCCGCCGCCGGGGCCCGTCTGATCCAGGCCGACCGGGGGTGGTGGTTCCTCGGCGCCGGCGGATACGCGCTGATGCGGCCCGGCCAGGTGGAGCCGGACGGCACCCTGCGGCCCTCGGCGGAACGCTATCTGCGCGAGGCGGGTCTGTACGACGTACGGCCCTACACCTCGTACTCGCTCACCGTGCTGACCAGCACGGACTGCAACCTCGGTTGCGGATACTGCTTCCAGAACACCGCGCAGGACCCCAAGGGCGGCAGCCGGCCGCCGCGGATCCAGCACGCCCGACTGACGCCCGAAGCCATCGGACAGGTACTGGACTTCACCCGCGAGCGCATGGCCGCGGCGGGCATGGACCGGCTGGCGCTCCTGCTGTTCGGCGGTGAGCCGCTGCTCAACCCGCGGGGCTGCCGCGACCTGCTCACCCGGGCGCGGGAACTGGGCCCGCTCACCGCGTCGATGACGTCCAACGGCACCCTGCTCACCCCGCTCATCGCCAAGGAGCTCAACGCGGCGGGCCTCGGCTCCGTCCAGGTGACCTTCGACGGCGACCGGGCCGACCACGACGCGATCCGGGTCAAGCGTTCGGGGGGCGGCACCTTCGACGTCATCGTCTCCAACATCGCGCGCGCCATCGAGAAGACCTCGCTGCGCTGGATGCTGCGGGTCAACGTCTCCCACCTGAACCGGAACGGCGTGGACGAACTGGTCGAGCGGCTCGGCACCCGCCTCGATCCGGCGCGCTGCGGCATCCACTTCGCCCGGGTCGGTGACGTCGGCGTCGGTTACGCGAACAACCTGCTGCACGAGGACGGCCTCGTCGGGGACTTCGTCCGCTGGCACGCCCGCGCACTGGAACTCGGCTTCACGGTGGCCCGCCCGCGCGCCCATGTCCCCTGCCAGGCCTGCTCCTTCAGTGACGGCCGCTACGGCGCGGTCATCAACGCCGACGGTGTCCTCGCCAGTTGCTGGGAGACCGCCGGCAAGCCCGGAATGGAGGTCGGCACCCTCGCCGAGGGCTACATGACCGCCGAGCAGACGGAGGGCCGCTGGGTCAGCTGCCACGACCACTACCAGTACGACGAGGAGGCGGCCGTCCGCGCCACCTTCCAGGACCGGGTCGACGCCGGCGTCCTGGACTGCCTCAACGCCGTCGGACGGCTGGGATGA
- a CDS encoding MFS transporter: protein MKSAGILRTNPDFRRYWLSSTLSTLGSQLSLLAFPLLVLSIGGSAAQAGTVATCSMVTRTLLRLPAGQLADRLDRRMIMVGTDLVRLVALASIPLASGLGELGQTHLLCVAIVEGAATALFSPAATIAVRDVVPEKDLTDALSRSQTAMASSSLIGPFLGGWLFTLDPILPFAVDAASYGVSAVLLLRMGTLPSQKVPDTERDNRLTAGLRWLTHQRALLAALLFAAGINIVSAAAQTTMVVSLRQSGAGGTAIGAVMACAGIGGLLGAAAAPWLIKRNPAGRMFLLIGTVWALGLAAFSATTQPWVIGPVLVVVVFFSPPAGIVVGRAILVLAPRDLLGRVSTATGLLMAGLASAGPVMAGSFVDSMGGSRTWLVLAAAAAVVTVLSSVPLLRETSLDATDDGNAGSDGDSAKGGGDSDGVLRSERPADEPQPEQASPDGPKPVDLIPAPPAPSRDTGGN, encoded by the coding sequence ATGAAGAGCGCCGGCATCCTGCGCACCAACCCCGACTTCCGCCGCTACTGGCTCAGTTCGACCCTGTCCACGCTCGGATCCCAGCTGTCCCTGCTGGCCTTCCCCCTGCTCGTCCTGTCCATCGGCGGCAGCGCCGCGCAGGCCGGCACGGTGGCGACCTGCTCGATGGTGACCCGGACCCTGTTGCGGCTGCCCGCCGGCCAGCTCGCCGACCGGCTCGACCGTCGCATGATCATGGTCGGGACGGACCTGGTGCGGCTCGTGGCGCTGGCAAGCATTCCGCTGGCATCGGGGCTCGGAGAGCTCGGCCAGACACACCTGCTCTGCGTGGCCATAGTGGAGGGCGCGGCCACCGCGCTCTTCTCCCCCGCGGCCACGATCGCCGTACGCGACGTGGTGCCGGAGAAGGATCTCACCGACGCGCTGAGCCGCAGCCAGACCGCCATGGCGTCGAGTTCGCTGATCGGGCCGTTCCTCGGCGGCTGGCTCTTCACCCTGGACCCGATCCTCCCGTTCGCGGTCGACGCCGCCTCGTACGGGGTGTCCGCGGTGCTGCTCCTCCGGATGGGCACGCTGCCCTCCCAGAAGGTCCCGGACACCGAGCGCGACAACCGGCTCACCGCCGGGCTGCGGTGGCTCACCCACCAGAGGGCGCTGCTGGCGGCGCTGCTCTTCGCCGCGGGCATCAACATCGTCTCGGCGGCGGCCCAGACGACCATGGTCGTCTCCCTGCGCCAGAGCGGCGCCGGCGGGACGGCGATCGGAGCGGTGATGGCCTGCGCCGGCATCGGGGGGCTGCTGGGCGCGGCCGCGGCGCCATGGCTGATCAAGAGGAACCCGGCCGGCCGGATGTTCCTGCTCATCGGCACCGTGTGGGCACTCGGACTCGCCGCCTTCTCCGCGACCACACAACCCTGGGTGATCGGCCCGGTCCTCGTCGTGGTCGTCTTCTTCAGCCCGCCGGCCGGCATCGTGGTCGGCCGCGCGATCCTCGTGCTCGCACCCCGCGATCTTCTGGGCAGGGTCAGCACGGCGACCGGGCTGCTGATGGCCGGCCTCGCCTCCGCCGGACCGGTGATGGCGGGCTCGTTCGTGGACTCCATGGGCGGAAGCCGCACCTGGCTTGTCCTGGCCGCCGCCGCCGCGGTGGTCACCGTGCTCTCGTCGGTGCCGCTGCTGCGCGAGACCAGCCTGGACGCCACCGACGACGGCAACGCCGGCAGCGACGGCGACAGCGCGAAGGGCGGCGGCGACTCGGACGGCGTTCTGCGTTCCGAGCGGCCGGCCGACGAGCCGCAGCCCGAACAGGCCTCCCCTGACGGCCCGAAGCCCGTGGACCTGATCCCGGCGCCTCCCGCACCGTCCCGGGACACCGGCGGCAACTGA
- a CDS encoding prolyl oligopeptidase family serine peptidase gives MTVSPARDAGPTPARPAYPAAPRSGPVEVVHGQPVADPYRWLEDPEDPATAAWSAAQDLLHAQESARWPARDALREQMTELLAGGGSGPPVVRGGRAFHLRREPGHELAVLAVRESGRTRVLLDPLEADPSGTTVLDAWEPSWEGDLVAVQLSCGGTENSVLRVLDARTGEVVDGPVDRVRRSPVAWLPGGRAFYYVRRLPPQQQTPGGAGRHRRVYLHEVGTPAGIDTEIFGAGRPETQYYTVAASPDGRLLVIGASAGTAPRTDLWTADLTVTGAGRPVLRRFQHGTDAHTAVRLRPGGGPLLLRTTAGAPRGRIAAAPRDATDPGRWRTLVGEQPGTVLQDFAVLDGPALDRPLLLVVRSRHAVGEVTLHDARTGAPAGAVTLPGQGTVSRLTTRHEPGHEAWFAYTDHLTPTVVLHYDAVTGRLRRWPGDSPARLPADGVTVTQEIVRSRDGTAVRMFVMSPTGRPDRPRPTVLTGYGGFGASMTPGFTPQALPWVRAGGVYAVACVRGGGEGGDEWHRAGRREHKHNTFDDFDAAADHLVHAGWAAPGRLGVLGSSNGGLLAATALTRRPEAYAAVVCAAPLLDMVRYELSGMGASWRDEYGSAEDPDAFARLLAYSPYHRVREGARYPAVLLAVFDGDTRVDPAHARKMCAALQWAGTGDGPVVLRTERGVGHGTRGASRSAGLYADVMAFFARYLGLDLTGDRPV, from the coding sequence ATGACCGTGTCCCCTGCCCGCGACGCCGGGCCGACGCCGGCCCGGCCCGCCTACCCGGCCGCCCCCCGCAGCGGACCCGTGGAGGTCGTGCACGGACAGCCCGTGGCCGACCCCTACCGCTGGCTGGAGGATCCCGAGGACCCCGCCACCGCCGCATGGAGCGCCGCCCAGGACCTGCTCCACGCACAGGAGTCGGCACGCTGGCCGGCCCGGGACGCGCTCCGCGAGCAGATGACGGAGCTGCTCGCCGGCGGTGGCAGCGGCCCGCCCGTGGTGCGCGGCGGGCGCGCGTTCCACCTGCGCAGGGAGCCGGGGCATGAACTGGCCGTGCTCGCCGTCCGGGAGAGCGGCCGGACCCGGGTGCTGCTCGACCCGCTGGAGGCCGACCCGTCGGGCACCACCGTGCTCGACGCCTGGGAGCCCTCGTGGGAGGGCGACCTGGTGGCCGTACAGCTGTCCTGCGGCGGTACGGAGAACTCGGTGCTGCGGGTGCTCGACGCGAGGACCGGCGAGGTGGTGGACGGGCCGGTGGACCGGGTCCGCCGCTCCCCCGTGGCGTGGCTGCCGGGCGGCCGGGCCTTCTACTACGTACGGCGGCTGCCGCCGCAGCAGCAGACGCCCGGCGGTGCGGGCCGCCACCGCCGCGTGTATCTCCACGAGGTCGGCACCCCGGCCGGAATCGACACGGAGATCTTCGGCGCCGGACGGCCGGAGACGCAGTACTACACCGTGGCCGCCTCCCCCGACGGCCGGCTCCTGGTCATCGGCGCCAGTGCGGGCACCGCGCCGCGCACCGACCTGTGGACCGCCGACCTCACCGTGACCGGCGCCGGCCGGCCCGTGCTGCGCCGCTTCCAGCACGGCACCGACGCGCACACCGCCGTCCGCCTCCGGCCGGGCGGCGGGCCCCTGCTGCTCCGGACGACCGCCGGCGCCCCGCGCGGCCGGATCGCCGCGGCCCCTCGCGACGCCACGGACCCCGGCCGGTGGCGCACCCTGGTCGGCGAGCAGCCCGGCACCGTGCTCCAGGACTTCGCGGTCCTGGACGGACCGGCACTGGACCGGCCCCTGCTGCTGGTCGTGCGGAGCCGGCACGCGGTCGGCGAGGTCACCCTGCACGACGCCCGGACCGGCGCCCCCGCCGGGGCCGTGACCCTGCCGGGACAAGGGACGGTGTCCCGCCTGACCACACGTCATGAGCCGGGACACGAGGCGTGGTTCGCGTACACCGACCACCTCACCCCGACGGTCGTCCTGCATTACGACGCGGTCACCGGGCGGCTGCGCCGCTGGCCGGGGGATTCGCCGGCCAGGTTGCCGGCCGACGGCGTGACCGTCACCCAGGAAATCGTGCGTTCCCGTGACGGCACCGCCGTGCGCATGTTCGTGATGTCGCCCACGGGCCGTCCCGACCGGCCCCGCCCCACCGTCCTCACCGGGTACGGCGGCTTCGGCGCCTCGATGACTCCCGGCTTCACTCCGCAGGCCCTGCCGTGGGTGCGCGCGGGCGGTGTGTACGCGGTGGCCTGCGTGCGCGGTGGCGGCGAGGGGGGCGACGAGTGGCACCGGGCCGGCCGGCGCGAGCACAAGCACAACACCTTCGACGACTTCGACGCCGCAGCCGACCATCTGGTCCACGCCGGATGGGCCGCGCCCGGCCGGCTCGGCGTCCTCGGCAGCTCCAACGGCGGTCTGCTGGCGGCGACCGCGCTGACCCGCCGTCCGGAGGCCTATGCGGCCGTCGTGTGCGCGGCGCCGCTGCTGGACATGGTGCGCTACGAGCTGTCGGGGATGGGGGCGAGCTGGCGCGACGAGTACGGGAGCGCGGAGGACCCCGACGCCTTCGCGCGGCTGCTCGCGTACTCCCCGTACCACCGGGTGCGCGAGGGCGCGCGCTACCCGGCCGTGCTGCTGGCCGTCTTCGACGGCGACACCCGTGTCGATCCCGCGCACGCCCGGAAGATGTGTGCCGCCCTGCAGTGGGCCGGCACGGGTGACGGGCCGGTGGTGCTGCGCACCGAGCGCGGCGTCGGTCACGGTACGCGCGGTGCCTCACGCAGTGCCGGCCTGTACGCGGACGTGATGGCCTTCTTCGCCCGCTACCTGGGCCTCGACCTGACGGGGGACCGCCCGGTATGA
- a CDS encoding glycosyltransferase, with amino-acid sequence MNVLLCPLSDPGYLYPALAAGRELRRRGHTVHVLAGQPAESAVTAAGLAMSAVADPTALSVAHWTVRGGEQYAAVARAVRRTRPDVLVTSVLCHGALVAAESAGLPVVVLGLAAYLWPYRTGPADECGRAWRLAETLKHYASVRETAGLGPRHDRFPDTPLLGTAFLLRGHPALEVPDAELPDAVGHVGPCWWEPEPPVVEPLPDSKPLAYVHLGRTFGGTSLWPRLNAAFVSGTHRAVVELGRSGAPEAAPDADLIVGRRRWMGPLVERSDLVLTNATSAPVLAALLHGKPLLVAPNGSEQQVLAAGCLRAGVARTLPEPGARAEALRAAVHDTARDHGLRARAEEVAGLLADGKSEARAADAVESAAR; translated from the coding sequence ATGAACGTGCTCCTGTGCCCGCTGAGCGACCCCGGCTACCTGTACCCGGCCCTCGCGGCCGGCCGGGAACTGCGCCGTCGCGGCCACACCGTCCATGTGCTCGCCGGACAGCCGGCCGAGTCAGCGGTGACCGCGGCGGGGCTGGCGATGTCGGCCGTGGCGGATCCCACCGCGCTGTCGGTGGCTCACTGGACGGTCCGGGGCGGCGAGCAGTACGCCGCGGTGGCGCGGGCGGTCCGGCGGACGCGGCCCGACGTCCTCGTCACCTCCGTGCTCTGCCACGGCGCGCTGGTGGCCGCCGAGAGCGCCGGACTGCCGGTGGTGGTCCTCGGGCTGGCGGCGTACCTGTGGCCCTACCGCACCGGACCGGCGGACGAGTGCGGCCGGGCGTGGCGGCTGGCGGAGACCCTGAAGCACTACGCGTCGGTCCGGGAGACGGCCGGACTCGGCCCGCGGCACGACCGGTTCCCCGACACGCCGCTGCTCGGCACAGCCTTCCTGCTGCGCGGGCACCCCGCCCTGGAGGTACCCGATGCCGAACTGCCCGACGCCGTAGGGCACGTCGGTCCGTGCTGGTGGGAGCCGGAACCGCCGGTGGTGGAGCCGTTGCCGGATTCCAAGCCGCTGGCGTACGTCCATCTGGGCCGTACCTTCGGCGGCACCAGCCTCTGGCCGCGGCTCAACGCGGCCTTCGTCTCGGGCACGCACCGGGCCGTCGTGGAGCTGGGGCGGTCAGGTGCCCCGGAGGCCGCGCCGGACGCCGACCTGATCGTGGGACGCCGTCGCTGGATGGGCCCGCTCGTGGAGCGGAGCGACCTCGTCCTGACCAACGCGACATCGGCCCCCGTACTCGCCGCGCTCCTGCACGGCAAGCCGCTGCTCGTCGCACCCAACGGCTCGGAACAGCAGGTCCTCGCCGCCGGCTGCCTGCGCGCGGGTGTCGCTCGCACGCTCCCGGAGCCCGGTGCCCGTGCCGAGGCCCTTCGTGCCGCGGTCCACGACACCGCCCGCGATCACGGGTTGCGTGCGCGCGCGGAGGAGGTGGCCGGCCTGCTCGCCGACGGCAAGAGCGAGGCGCGTGCCGCCGACGCCGTGGAATCGGCGGCGCGCTGA
- a CDS encoding GAF domain-containing protein, whose translation MVPATGVGPATRVGSAEHDLLQSVVETARAIFGAAASSVLLHDEDADELVFQAVAGEGEESLVGSRFPAGRGLAGWVLVSGEPMVADDLRNQGMFARDVAQQTGYVPDALMAAPLAHRDRVLGVLEVLDPVEQSRSSLSELDLLALFARQAAAALAVVAERRGDATPPAVRARSLELVTALRDVLLDGMPPQGPHGG comes from the coding sequence CTGGTCCCCGCCACCGGCGTGGGCCCCGCGACACGGGTGGGCAGCGCCGAGCACGATCTGCTGCAGTCCGTCGTCGAGACCGCACGGGCCATCTTCGGAGCGGCGGCCAGCTCCGTCCTGCTGCACGACGAGGACGCCGACGAGCTGGTCTTCCAGGCGGTGGCCGGGGAGGGCGAGGAGTCACTCGTGGGCTCCCGGTTCCCCGCCGGCCGGGGGCTGGCGGGCTGGGTGCTCGTCTCGGGCGAGCCGATGGTCGCGGACGACCTGCGCAACCAGGGCATGTTCGCCCGGGACGTCGCGCAGCAGACCGGGTACGTCCCGGACGCGCTGATGGCGGCGCCCCTCGCCCACCGCGACCGGGTGCTCGGCGTGCTCGAGGTGCTCGACCCCGTCGAGCAGTCCCGGTCCAGCCTCTCCGAACTCGACCTGCTCGCCCTCTTCGCACGCCAGGCCGCGGCGGCGCTCGCCGTCGTCGCCGAGCGGCGCGGTGACGCGACACCGCCGGCGGTCCGGGCGCGGAGCCTGGAGCTCGTGACCGCGCTGCGGGACGTGCTCCTCGACGGGATGCCGCCGCAGGGGCCGCACGGGGGTTGA